A region from the Desulfomarina profundi genome encodes:
- a CDS encoding FAD-dependent oxidoreductase, whose amino-acid sequence MVGFIQALKDEGVEKAAELLMKTQALPGVCGRVCPAPCMTACNRDFFDGPVNIRSLERWVADNENLEIIPENDPQPLKFAVVGSGPAGLSCAFHLALSGQQVTLYEKSEKLGGVLRNGIPAYRLPEDVLDHDISRIVKLGVETVCTASVDKKELERLSRDNDAVIVCKGLGAPFAIGAAGEELDGVRQGLEYLAGCREEKQHPPLTGTVVVIGGGNTAIDCARTALRSGASLVKLVYRRSREEMPAIQEEIEEASREGVQILTQRQPVAFIGGSVVRGIVVAEVEPGEAEEDGRHRPVVTDRTMEISCDTVLLALGQRQDLELLPEGWTIENGRAVKENDLLNVWFAGDCLTGDGTVAHAIGNGRRTAFAALAVCSGKEIGQEKSYKSIVAPAHIRFSHFPVIQQHRDRHRQVPSWKNDFEEVNLGLPGPGEAERCFSCGRCTSCDTCLVYCPEGIIFRDGVGYSIDQEYCKGCGICVAECPRRAMEMIEK is encoded by the coding sequence GTGGTCGGTTTCATTCAGGCTTTAAAAGATGAAGGTGTTGAAAAAGCTGCAGAACTTCTTATGAAAACCCAGGCTCTGCCGGGAGTTTGCGGACGGGTTTGTCCTGCACCCTGCATGACGGCCTGCAACAGAGATTTCTTTGATGGACCGGTAAATATTCGCAGTCTTGAGAGATGGGTCGCCGATAATGAAAATCTGGAAATCATACCGGAAAATGATCCACAACCACTCAAATTTGCAGTAGTCGGCAGTGGCCCTGCGGGTCTGAGTTGCGCGTTTCACCTGGCTCTTTCAGGTCAGCAGGTGACTTTATACGAAAAATCGGAGAAGCTGGGCGGTGTTCTGCGAAACGGAATTCCAGCATACAGGCTACCCGAAGATGTACTTGATCATGATATTTCCAGAATAGTGAAACTCGGCGTGGAGACCGTATGTACGGCTTCTGTAGATAAAAAAGAACTGGAACGTCTCAGCCGGGATAATGATGCCGTCATTGTCTGCAAGGGGCTGGGGGCGCCCTTTGCAATAGGAGCAGCAGGAGAAGAGCTTGATGGAGTCCGCCAGGGGCTTGAATACCTGGCCGGTTGCAGGGAAGAAAAGCAACATCCTCCCTTAACTGGTACGGTTGTGGTCATTGGAGGTGGAAATACGGCGATAGACTGTGCCAGAACAGCCCTGCGCTCAGGCGCATCGCTGGTCAAACTGGTGTATAGACGAAGCCGTGAAGAGATGCCGGCAATTCAGGAAGAGATTGAGGAAGCATCGCGTGAAGGAGTACAGATCCTCACCCAGAGGCAGCCGGTGGCATTTATCGGTGGCAGCGTTGTACGTGGAATTGTTGTAGCCGAGGTGGAACCGGGTGAAGCGGAAGAGGATGGACGGCACAGGCCGGTGGTGACTGATCGAACCATGGAAATAAGCTGCGATACGGTTCTGCTGGCCCTTGGCCAGAGACAGGATTTGGAGCTGCTGCCCGAGGGCTGGACGATAGAGAACGGCAGAGCCGTAAAGGAAAATGACTTACTCAATGTCTGGTTTGCAGGAGACTGCCTGACTGGAGATGGTACGGTAGCACATGCCATCGGCAATGGGCGAAGGACTGCATTTGCAGCACTGGCTGTGTGCAGCGGAAAGGAAATTGGTCAGGAAAAGAGCTATAAGTCCATAGTGGCACCGGCTCATATCCGTTTTTCTCATTTTCCGGTGATTCAACAGCACAGGGACCGTCATCGCCAGGTGCCCTCGTGGAAGAATGATTTTGAGGAAGTGAATCTTGGTCTGCCAGGACCTGGGGAAGCTGAGAGATGTTTTTCCTGTGGCCGCTGTACCTCCTGTGATACCTGCCTGGTCTATTGCCCGGAAGGAATAATCTTTCGGGACGGTGTTGGGTATTCCATTGACCAGGAATATTGCAAAGGGTGCGGGATCTGTGTAGCTGAATGTCCAAGAAGGGCAATGGAGATGATTGAAAAATAG
- the porA gene encoding pyruvate ferredoxin oxidoreductase has protein sequence MPVELISANHGAGLAATLAGRANRTGRGFCCGVYPITPATDCMEYLCAQEIEKSKVVRVESEHSAMGVCIGASATGARSFTTTSSNGLAYMAENCVTAASLRLPIVLVVANRTMGPPWNIWADHGDSLMLRDLGWIQIYCADNQEVFDTVLFGFRLAENAEVMMPLMVCMDGFTLSHTIAQINVPEQDMVDRFLPITTVPHQLGSTPHALGQIEVAHQVASHRRQHHEAMEKVFHVYTDIQDEFQQIMDRSLPDPVVSYRIEDAESVIISMGTIGATAEQVVDDLREKGQRVGSLRLRMFRPFPMKSIRENLKTARRVAVIDRDISLGFGGVLWGEIKAVGSRNGLIIQNYMMGIGGGMSGRSIFAGF, from the coding sequence ATGCCGGTTGAACTGATCAGCGCAAATCATGGAGCGGGTCTTGCCGCGACGCTTGCAGGAAGGGCCAACCGTACAGGTCGCGGATTTTGTTGTGGGGTTTATCCCATAACTCCTGCGACTGATTGTATGGAATATCTCTGTGCTCAGGAAATTGAGAAGAGTAAAGTGGTGAGAGTAGAGAGTGAACACAGTGCCATGGGGGTCTGTATTGGTGCATCTGCAACAGGGGCCAGAAGTTTTACGACCACTTCATCCAACGGGCTTGCCTATATGGCTGAGAACTGTGTAACTGCCGCCAGTCTGAGATTACCCATTGTGCTGGTTGTAGCTAACAGAACCATGGGACCGCCCTGGAATATATGGGCTGATCATGGAGATTCTCTCATGTTGCGGGATCTCGGCTGGATACAGATCTACTGTGCCGATAACCAGGAAGTTTTCGACACTGTCCTTTTCGGCTTTCGACTGGCGGAGAATGCGGAAGTGATGATGCCCCTTATGGTCTGCATGGATGGATTCACCCTTTCCCACACTATTGCCCAGATAAATGTACCGGAACAGGATATGGTAGACCGTTTTCTGCCGATTACCACTGTTCCGCACCAGTTGGGATCCACCCCCCATGCTCTTGGACAGATTGAGGTGGCCCACCAGGTTGCTTCCCATCGCCGGCAGCATCATGAGGCGATGGAGAAGGTGTTTCATGTTTACACTGACATCCAGGATGAATTTCAACAGATCATGGATCGATCATTGCCTGACCCTGTGGTTTCCTACAGGATTGAAGATGCCGAAAGCGTGATTATTTCCATGGGAACCATCGGTGCGACAGCCGAACAGGTTGTTGATGATCTGCGTGAGAAAGGACAGCGGGTTGGCTCTCTCCGGTTGCGGATGTTTCGGCCGTTTCCGATGAAAAGCATCAGGGAAAATCTGAAAACAGCAAGGCGGGTAGCTGTTATTGACAGAGATATCAGTCTCGGGTTTGGCGGTGTCCTCTGGGGCGAGATAAAGGCTGTCGGCAGCAGAAACGGGTTGATTATCCAGAATTATATGATGGGTATCGGCGGGGGGATGTCAGGCCGCAGCATATTCGCAGGATTCTGA
- a CDS encoding thiamine pyrophosphate-dependent enzyme produces MREPSLGGIVQTEQDRKRPLLRAGNMNCGGCGMSNIFQLLSHAVAGRDVKLVIPACCGAITAHTYPQSAFDVPTILTTFASAASVATGIAAVAGLNNEETRVICMAGDGGTYDIGMATLSAAAERNENILYICYDNEIYGNTGGQRSSSTPAGAVTTSTPLGKRENKKDIMAIMAAHRIPYAATVSIAHAEDALNKMRTALDTNGFRFLHILSPCPTGWKSEPAMGIELVRLAVRSGLFPVYEVFHGDRYVINIEPDFSDEALSMYLSLQRRFRKSGVTETSLRPGIDKYWHGLRMLSGRIVPARRH; encoded by the coding sequence ATGAGAGAGCCAAGCCTGGGAGGAATTGTTCAAACGGAACAGGATCGTAAACGCCCACTGTTACGGGCCGGCAATATGAACTGCGGTGGTTGCGGTATGTCCAATATTTTTCAACTGCTCAGCCATGCCGTTGCCGGGCGTGATGTGAAACTGGTGATCCCCGCCTGTTGCGGTGCCATTACCGCTCATACCTATCCCCAGTCGGCCTTTGATGTGCCGACAATCCTGACAACCTTTGCTTCAGCCGCTTCAGTTGCCACCGGAATTGCTGCGGTTGCTGGGCTGAACAATGAGGAAACACGGGTCATCTGTATGGCAGGAGATGGCGGCACCTATGATATTGGTATGGCAACGTTGTCGGCGGCGGCTGAACGCAATGAAAACATTCTTTACATCTGCTATGATAACGAGATTTACGGTAACACCGGCGGACAGCGTTCTTCCTCAACTCCGGCGGGCGCTGTAACCACCAGTACACCCTTGGGAAAAAGAGAAAACAAAAAAGATATCATGGCTATTATGGCGGCCCACAGGATTCCCTATGCTGCTACAGTTTCCATTGCCCATGCAGAAGATGCGTTGAACAAGATGCGTACAGCCCTTGATACAAACGGGTTCAGATTTCTCCACATTCTATCACCCTGCCCGACAGGCTGGAAGTCTGAACCGGCGATGGGGATAGAACTGGTTCGTCTGGCAGTGCGCTCCGGACTTTTTCCTGTCTATGAGGTGTTTCACGGCGACAGGTATGTGATAAATATTGAACCCGATTTTTCAGATGAGGCGTTGTCCATGTACCTTTCACTGCAGCGTCGTTTCAGGAAATCCGGTGTTACCGAAACAAGTCTGCGGCCGGGAATTGACAAATATTGGCACGGTCTGCGCATGCTGAGCGGACGGATTGTTCCCGCGCGTCGTCATTGA
- a CDS encoding cupin domain-containing protein, translating into MRKYVGERIKNLRKAQGLSRERVSQLAGVPVDRLADYEEGRAVPSIGVVIKISRVLGSKVEGMLHGGATVSEAITICRAGESLSGRQGSTDQSYGYESLTRPGTGGHLMEPFLLTFDPRTPAGPPISHEGQEFVIILEGSIELFYDGTTYVLNKGDSAYIDSSKPHTFHGVGRVRLEWWRLSVRSGFFLTSYGENTRI; encoded by the coding sequence ATGAGAAAATATGTTGGCGAGAGGATTAAAAATCTGCGGAAGGCTCAGGGGTTGAGCAGGGAGCGTGTCAGTCAACTTGCGGGTGTTCCTGTGGATCGTCTGGCGGACTATGAAGAGGGCAGAGCCGTGCCTTCCATTGGTGTGGTCATAAAAATATCCAGGGTTCTTGGCTCCAAGGTTGAGGGGATGCTGCATGGCGGGGCAACAGTTTCCGAGGCGATAACAATCTGCCGGGCGGGAGAGTCACTTTCGGGACGACAGGGCAGTACCGACCAGAGTTACGGGTATGAATCACTGACGCGACCGGGCACCGGTGGCCATCTCATGGAGCCCTTTCTGCTGACTTTTGATCCCCGGACACCGGCGGGGCCTCCGATCAGTCACGAAGGGCAGGAATTTGTCATAATTCTTGAGGGTTCCATCGAGTTGTTCTACGATGGAACCACATATGTGCTGAACAAGGGAGACAGCGCCTATATCGATTCTTCCAAGCCCCACACGTTCCATGGAGTGGGGAGAGTGAGGCTCGAATGGTGGCGGTTGTCAGTTCGTAGCGGGTTTTTCCTCACATCATATGGTGAGAATACCAGAATTTGA
- a CDS encoding sensor histidine kinase — MKSKFIIITVLITVISAIHLGYTGNQPGFHILHQQLFYIPLVLTSFWFGTRQGLLVAIIISALYGPAMILRHTREEMHLLVYAQIALYIFVSVMMGWLSDRRKKQQEQLLKGERITAMGRAASSVSFEVLDIIKSISKTYQRSGGLKNSSANDDFIREVSRLRKLVEALGRFAPSLDNLTLSTDLNDILRHSYTKFKKEAAEKGIKLILQPDPDGCPSMLPREEIARIYDSLISNSIDFSQRGQSIILQSEKGGQACVLQVIDFGSGVSKENEAKLFSIFFTTKEDGYGLSLSSGRKTMRNLGGDVTYEPGKNRGAIFSIIVPRENMDAPIEMMGQAI; from the coding sequence ATGAAATCAAAATTTATCATAATCACCGTACTGATTACTGTTATCTCGGCAATTCACCTTGGATATACCGGCAATCAACCCGGTTTTCATATTCTTCATCAGCAGCTTTTTTATATTCCCCTCGTTCTGACAAGCTTCTGGTTCGGGACCAGACAAGGCCTGCTGGTTGCCATTATTATCAGTGCTCTTTATGGGCCAGCCATGATACTGCGCCATACCAGAGAGGAGATGCACCTTCTTGTTTATGCCCAGATTGCCCTGTACATATTCGTTTCAGTTATGATGGGATGGTTGTCAGACAGAAGGAAAAAACAACAGGAACAACTCCTGAAAGGAGAACGGATAACGGCCATGGGCAGGGCTGCGTCATCTGTCAGTTTTGAAGTATTGGATATTATAAAGAGTATTTCAAAAACATATCAACGATCAGGAGGTCTGAAAAACAGTTCGGCCAACGATGATTTCATTCGGGAAGTATCACGGTTGCGTAAACTGGTGGAAGCCCTTGGACGATTCGCGCCCTCCCTGGACAACCTGACCCTGTCAACCGATCTCAATGATATTCTCCGACACAGCTACACCAAGTTTAAAAAGGAAGCCGCAGAAAAAGGAATCAAGCTCATCCTTCAACCTGACCCCGACGGTTGTCCTTCGATGCTTCCCCGGGAAGAAATAGCCAGGATTTATGATTCTCTTATCAGCAACAGTATAGATTTTTCACAACGGGGACAATCAATAATTCTACAATCAGAAAAAGGAGGACAGGCATGTGTACTGCAGGTAATTGATTTCGGTTCCGGCGTATCAAAAGAAAATGAAGCAAAACTCTTTTCAATTTTTTTTACGACAAAAGAGGATGGCTACGGGCTTTCTCTCTCGTCCGGACGAAAAACAATGAGAAACCTCGGTGGTGACGTAACATATGAACCGGGAAAAAACAGGGGAGCGATATTCAGCATCATCGTTCCCAGGGAAAATATGGATGCACCCATTGAAATGATGGGACAGGCAATTTAA
- a CDS encoding transposase, whose amino-acid sequence MKTSKGVIQGYNGVTAVDSKTQVIVAAEAYGQGSEQDLLEPMIDKISGNLQETRKDEDVFKDAKILADSGYHTNKNMEMLAEKQIDAYVADNQFRKRDPRFKDYDRYKKRSRKERAKREGRKNLFTPADFTFPKDLSYCICPAGKKLYRSGRNIFAKVIILFDSRHPNPPVVPAN is encoded by the coding sequence ATGAAAACCTCAAAAGGTGTTATCCAAGGCTATAACGGTGTTACCGCCGTGGACAGTAAAACCCAGGTGATAGTAGCCGCCGAAGCCTATGGTCAAGGCAGTGAACAAGACCTGCTGGAACCGATGATAGACAAAATCAGCGGAAATTTACAGGAAACCAGAAAAGACGAAGATGTCTTTAAAGATGCAAAAATCCTGGCAGACAGCGGATACCATACCAACAAAAATATGGAGATGCTGGCCGAAAAACAAATAGACGCCTATGTAGCCGATAACCAATTCAGGAAACGGGACCCCAGATTCAAAGATTACGACAGATATAAAAAACGTTCCCGCAAAGAACGGGCAAAAAGAGAAGGAAGAAAGAATCTCTTTACTCCTGCCGATTTTACTTTCCCAAAAGACCTCAGTTACTGTATCTGCCCCGCCGGGAAAAAACTGTATAGAAGTGGCAGAAACATCTTTGCAAAGGTCATCATTCTGTTCGATTCCAGGCACCCCAATCCGCCTGTGGTCCCTGCAAACTGA
- a CDS encoding transposase encodes MRSKCLRYPDRTKTRQVAYFTGRMDKKKKTSCAEKMKRKIDSATGRAIYSMRLAIGEPPFAHIRSTIGLNIFTLRSKKKVNIQWNLFCIIHNLKKVHAYGNGFV; translated from the coding sequence CTGAGATCAAAATGTCTTCGTTATCCTGATCGCACCAAAACACGCCAGGTTGCCTATTTCACCGGGCGCATGGATAAAAAGAAGAAAACCAGTTGCGCAGAGAAGATGAAAAGAAAAATAGACTCAGCCACTGGCAGGGCCATCTATTCCATGCGATTGGCAATAGGAGAACCACCTTTTGCCCATATCAGATCAACAATCGGTCTGAACATATTTACCCTGAGATCGAAAAAGAAGGTCAATATCCAATGGAACCTGTTCTGCATAATTCATAACCTTAAAAAGGTGCATGCATATGGAAATGGTTTCGTGTAA
- a CDS encoding tellurite resistance TerB family protein, with amino-acid sequence MKKAEATLIGWLVVIGIIVYPFVWLYEKIGWAGLGLIGAIVIAFVIFNSNRRSQKEQKVFDDLESESSDYSNRYESSGRPSGAPAKWYGPSEQVNVNGYDIPGGFIYVGSNLPDHYGYDNDACLIDPELRISPAEPWEAGDLMGYWPKFDSIPAKCRGAYLKWLAEGRSEPEAYIGYVFLFFYGLERRLLVDGANNEVSESERAAIINEVKRLLKIYGENGSFCGYANSFLAMEWSLYQSEKPAPDYIDFDQWYCIEPFQLVLAKNVNEGKPVSADTALQWYRLNPDTKLRTPARRCKKEFKLLFAKRYQKKYGDGIIVKPNKTRLKISYRAASPSLNRDIDFKITDLPNPFILKGPIKKIDAIVEECTQSLDPYSRFLGRKGNKPKSLTGLSLIPKELISKTSGAKIVKDRLAVICGDKIGFVPLKALYKTINQETPAKLLKKELEALGLFISNMDYGIAPDIRYHNMKPSLDGHIAIFPKGHGRDFRPSREFRMVATILRLGAMVSQIDKDLSPAEEATLQGLISDNRELTAIEKDSLMAFLHWCLRTTLNAAGLKARLAEVNDTEKSAISRILITVAHADGVIKPEEIKQIEKLYTTLGLSKEQVTSDIHELAAVSGLVTVAVKDPDTSFAIPKPVKAVGTSKGFVLNDELIRIRKEETKQVKSVLEDIFMEQEKEKEIEAEPTASIESTNPLFLLDEAHQNLFNNLREKETWERAAIKETCKTLGLMVDGAMEVLNEWAFENANAPLIDDGEPVYVDVSLAKEIVDGQ; translated from the coding sequence ATGAAAAAAGCGGAAGCGACTTTAATCGGCTGGCTGGTTGTGATTGGCATCATTGTGTACCCCTTTGTGTGGCTTTATGAAAAAATTGGATGGGCAGGCTTAGGTTTGATCGGTGCGATTGTGATCGCATTTGTTATATTTAATAGTAATAGACGGAGCCAAAAAGAGCAGAAAGTATTTGATGATCTTGAATCCGAGTCGAGTGATTATAGCAATAGGTATGAAAGCTCTGGGCGTCCCAGCGGCGCTCCGGCCAAATGGTACGGGCCGTCTGAACAAGTCAATGTAAATGGATATGATATACCCGGCGGTTTTATTTATGTCGGGTCAAATTTGCCTGATCATTATGGTTATGACAATGATGCGTGCCTTATTGATCCAGAGCTTAGAATATCACCGGCTGAACCATGGGAAGCCGGAGATCTAATGGGCTACTGGCCGAAGTTTGATAGTATACCTGCAAAATGCCGTGGTGCGTATTTAAAATGGCTTGCAGAAGGACGGTCTGAACCGGAAGCTTATATTGGATACGTTTTTTTGTTTTTCTATGGGCTCGAACGCCGTCTTTTAGTCGATGGGGCAAATAACGAGGTGTCTGAAAGTGAACGGGCTGCCATTATAAACGAAGTCAAAAGGCTTTTAAAAATTTATGGAGAAAATGGCTCCTTTTGCGGATATGCCAATAGTTTTTTGGCTATGGAATGGAGTCTTTATCAGAGTGAAAAACCCGCACCTGATTATATTGATTTTGATCAATGGTATTGCATTGAACCTTTTCAATTGGTATTGGCAAAAAATGTAAACGAGGGGAAACCTGTTTCAGCCGACACGGCCCTCCAGTGGTACCGTCTCAATCCAGATACCAAGCTTCGAACTCCTGCGCGGCGTTGTAAAAAAGAATTTAAGCTGTTGTTTGCTAAACGTTATCAAAAAAAATATGGAGACGGCATAATTGTAAAGCCCAATAAAACACGACTAAAAATAAGTTATAGAGCGGCAAGTCCCTCGCTTAATAGAGACATAGATTTTAAAATAACGGATTTGCCAAATCCGTTTATTCTAAAAGGCCCTATAAAGAAAATCGACGCTATTGTTGAAGAATGCACCCAATCGCTGGATCCTTATAGTCGATTTTTGGGCCGAAAAGGAAATAAACCTAAGTCGCTGACGGGATTATCGTTGATCCCGAAAGAATTGATAAGCAAAACTTCGGGGGCAAAAATCGTTAAAGATCGCCTGGCAGTTATTTGCGGAGATAAGATTGGATTTGTACCTTTGAAAGCGCTTTATAAAACTATTAACCAGGAAACTCCGGCTAAATTGTTAAAAAAGGAACTTGAAGCTTTAGGTTTATTTATCAGTAACATGGATTATGGAATTGCTCCGGATATCCGTTATCATAACATGAAGCCGAGTTTGGATGGTCATATAGCAATTTTTCCAAAAGGCCACGGTAGAGATTTTCGCCCATCAAGGGAATTTCGGATGGTTGCGACTATTTTGCGGTTGGGTGCAATGGTGAGCCAAATTGATAAAGATTTGTCCCCAGCTGAGGAAGCTACTCTTCAAGGTCTGATATCAGATAATCGTGAACTTACAGCTATTGAAAAAGACTCGCTTATGGCATTCTTACATTGGTGCTTGAGAACAACGCTAAATGCTGCCGGATTAAAGGCAAGGCTTGCCGAAGTAAATGATACTGAAAAATCAGCTATTAGTCGAATTTTGATTACTGTTGCGCATGCTGATGGAGTCATAAAGCCTGAAGAAATAAAGCAGATTGAAAAATTATATACAACCCTTGGATTAAGCAAGGAGCAGGTGACAAGCGATATTCATGAACTTGCTGCGGTTAGCGGCCTCGTGACCGTTGCTGTTAAAGACCCGGATACTTCTTTTGCTATTCCCAAGCCTGTTAAAGCAGTTGGTACGTCAAAAGGGTTCGTGTTAAATGACGAACTGATTCGAATCCGAAAAGAAGAAACAAAACAAGTCAAAAGTGTACTTGAAGACATATTTATGGAGCAGGAGAAAGAAAAAGAAATTGAAGCAGAACCTACAGCTTCCATTGAGTCAACCAACCCGTTGTTCTTGTTAGATGAGGCCCACCAAAACCTTTTTAATAATTTGCGTGAAAAAGAAACATGGGAGCGAGCAGCGATAAAGGAAACCTGCAAAACCTTGGGACTTATGGTTGATGGAGCTATGGAAGTTCTAAATGAATGGGCTTTTGAAAATGCAAATGCCCCCCTCATTGATGATGGCGAGCCTGTATATGTTGATGTAAGCCTTGCAAAGGAGATTGTTGATGGCCAATAG
- a CDS encoding DEAD/DEAH box helicase codes for MSESKGFNKLHKGVQKWIWSQKWTSLRDIQEEAVCPILDSDCDIVISASTAAGKTEAAFLPACSRLMEQHPNGIGILYISPLKALINDQFRRLQSLCKILDISVTPWHGDVLRSTKIKQQKNPNGIVLITPESLESLLLNRGSWCSKAFNELCYIIVDEFHAFIGTERGCQLQSLMHRLEFLIERTIPRVALSATLGDMNQVADALRPNKKLPCKIINSTVSHSDLKLQLRGYLIHAQQNERTVSSIGEIACDLYKILRGKSHLIFANSRARTEEIAARLSDMCKQDLVPNEFFPHHGSLSKEIRESLETRLQKEKFPTTAVCTMTLELGIDIGSVDSIAQVTSPHSVASLRQRLGRSGRRGEPAILRLFIPENEITVKSHLLDRLRIHTVQCIAMINLLLKKWYEPAISNKYHFSTLVQQTLSVIGQYGGVQASQLWVLLCESGPFSSIDQALFAMFLRSLAEKGLISQLGDGQLVLGYKGENLVGHYSFYTAFSTPDEYRLEFNGKVIGTVPIDKPLTQEQHIIFAGKRWEVILVDDKHKLITLKKAKGGTPPQFSGDGLNVHDIVRQEMQQIYSEKQTPVYLNEAALLALKEGFDYFHALNLDSRQIIQMGNMVHAFPWLGDRVTNTITVLLQVYGLKADSFGGVIDIRNCTLDDFFNTVKKILYVPQITSTELASNIPDTVIEKHDPFLPKTIRDIGYGSRTFDVDGAYKWLTQIVSSTHDQVEKFQPSKC; via the coding sequence ATGAGCGAATCCAAAGGCTTTAATAAACTGCATAAAGGGGTCCAAAAATGGATTTGGAGCCAGAAATGGACGTCGCTCAGAGACATCCAGGAAGAAGCAGTCTGCCCCATCTTAGATTCCGATTGCGATATTGTTATCAGCGCTTCTACAGCTGCAGGCAAGACTGAAGCTGCTTTTTTGCCGGCATGCTCCAGGCTGATGGAACAGCACCCGAATGGTATTGGTATTTTATACATAAGTCCCCTTAAAGCGTTGATTAACGACCAATTCAGAAGGCTTCAAAGCTTATGTAAGATTCTCGATATTTCCGTCACCCCTTGGCATGGGGATGTTCTCAGATCAACAAAAATCAAACAGCAAAAAAATCCAAATGGAATTGTGTTGATAACACCGGAGTCTTTGGAATCATTATTATTGAACCGTGGAAGCTGGTGTTCAAAAGCATTCAATGAATTATGTTATATTATTGTTGATGAATTCCATGCGTTTATAGGTACTGAAAGGGGGTGCCAGCTCCAATCTCTAATGCATCGCCTGGAATTTTTGATTGAGCGAACGATTCCTAGGGTCGCTCTAAGCGCTACTCTCGGGGATATGAATCAAGTAGCGGATGCCTTAAGGCCAAATAAAAAATTGCCCTGTAAAATAATCAATTCAACTGTTTCCCATTCTGATTTAAAACTACAACTCAGGGGCTACTTGATACATGCCCAACAAAATGAAAGAACTGTCTCCTCTATAGGCGAAATTGCATGTGATTTATACAAAATTCTCAGGGGAAAATCTCATTTGATTTTTGCCAACAGCAGAGCCCGAACCGAAGAAATAGCAGCAAGACTTTCGGATATGTGCAAACAAGACTTGGTCCCCAATGAGTTTTTCCCTCATCATGGAAGCCTTTCAAAGGAAATACGTGAAAGTCTTGAGACAAGACTTCAAAAAGAGAAATTTCCGACTACAGCAGTATGCACTATGACATTGGAGCTGGGCATTGATATAGGTAGTGTTGATTCTATTGCCCAAGTAACCTCTCCTCATTCGGTTGCGAGTCTGAGGCAACGCCTTGGACGTTCCGGAAGAAGAGGCGAACCCGCCATATTAAGACTTTTTATTCCTGAAAACGAAATAACCGTAAAAAGCCATCTACTGGACCGCCTCCGGATTCACACAGTTCAATGTATTGCAATGATCAATTTGCTTTTGAAAAAATGGTATGAACCTGCAATCTCGAACAAATATCATTTTTCAACATTGGTGCAGCAAACGCTTTCTGTGATAGGTCAATATGGCGGCGTTCAGGCTAGTCAGCTATGGGTTTTGCTATGTGAATCCGGGCCATTTTCATCCATAGACCAGGCTCTTTTTGCAATGTTTTTGCGCTCACTGGCTGAAAAAGGTCTCATCTCCCAACTTGGAGATGGTCAACTGGTATTGGGATATAAAGGTGAAAATTTAGTGGGACACTATTCTTTTTATACTGCTTTTAGCACCCCTGATGAGTATAGGCTTGAGTTCAACGGGAAGGTTATTGGGACTGTCCCCATAGATAAACCACTGACCCAAGAGCAACATATCATTTTTGCCGGTAAGCGATGGGAGGTCATCCTTGTCGATGATAAGCACAAATTGATTACGCTTAAGAAAGCAAAAGGTGGAACCCCACCTCAGTTTAGCGGAGATGGCCTCAATGTACACGATATTGTAAGACAGGAAATGCAGCAGATTTATAGTGAGAAACAAACTCCTGTTTATTTGAATGAGGCGGCATTGTTGGCCCTCAAAGAGGGGTTTGATTATTTCCACGCATTAAATCTTGATTCCAGACAGATTATCCAAATGGGAAATATGGTCCATGCTTTTCCCTGGTTAGGTGACCGGGTGACTAATACCATTACGGTTCTCCTCCAGGTATATGGTCTGAAAGCTGATTCCTTTGGCGGAGTTATTGATATAAGAAATTGCACCTTAGATGATTTTTTTAATACGGTGAAAAAAATTCTTTATGTACCCCAAATAACCTCAACAGAGCTGGCAAGCAATATTCCCGATACAGTGATCGAAAAGCACGATCCCTTTTTACCCAAAACCATAAGGGATATCGGGTATGGATCAAGAACTTTCGATGTGGATGGTGCCTACAAATGGCTCACTCAAATAGTAAGTTCAACCCATGATCAAGTTGAAAAATTTCAACCATCAAAATGCTGA